The genome window ATTTATAAAGTGTGTCGAACAAAAAGAATCATTTATTCCTTGTCAAAATATTTGGTTTATTTGGTCCTTTCAATTCTGTGGGTGACTGTGGCTACTTTGTAAAAGTCATTGTCTCCATCTATAGGCCGTCATGTAAAACTACAATTGATATAATACACTGCAATAGCTTTTAGTAACTTTTACAAAAATaacctttttgcatttttgcattGTTGGAGTAATCAGATCCACAACTTATGTATTGGGAAGCAATGACTCTACCGCTGACCCCTTTATGTAGTTACATTGACTgacactggggaaaaaaatcagttaatTGAAATTGATGAACATGTCAGatagttaagaaaaaaatttattacatttttttttctatgttgtAAGTCTGAAGTAAATGCAAAGCAATTGACAACATACAATAAACAACCAAAGACGAAGTATTTGTTGCCgctatacatatttatatacactgTGTGATTATATTTCAGCCCTTTATTGTgtgaagatgtttttttatatcGTCTGTGTTTACAAGATAATTAAAATCCAGAAGCAGCAAAGACAAGTTAATCAAACGATGTAAGTATAGACATCACCATGACAACAAAACACAGCATCGTCTCAAAGACTGATTCCGAACATTTCAACTCTGCTGTTGTTTCTCAGCAGTTAATCAAGGTAAGAAAGGCTGTCAGTAACAAATATAGTACTGTAAAATATCTCAGGAAACTTTGTGAGATGATTATAAACTGATGAGTACATGTATGTCAATCTTGATTATGTTGTATTGGTAAGAGCAGTGAATTTTTCAGGCTGGGAACTGAATAAAGACAACTGATATACACATGATAATATATAACGCAAGTTTGTGATCGTTTATAATTGTGATGTGATTCCGCCCACCGACATGCTTTCACTAACTCCTGAGGAAATAAGTTATTTTtgtccagaaaaaaacatgaaaagtgtTGACTGTTTTATCTGAAAATATGTACTTTATACTAGAAAATATTGTTTATGCtcatttgaatcaaatgtgaaaatacaaaaaaaatctggaaaatgcAAAGACTCAGAACATAGAGGTTAAATTGTGAGGGATGATGGTGTCCCTGAGAGTTTAAATATATGCGTGCGTATGTTCTATATGGTCTCCACGTAATTGGCAGGGAACAAGCCTTGACGGCCATCTTTGCTCCAGCCCCTCCACCAAGCTTTATCCACCGTTTCCACATCCcggatgatgtcacctggttcAAAAGAGATCTCGGAATCGTCCTCTGTGGGAACCGCAAGATAATATGCTGTGAAAACCCGCTAATCACACAGTCATTACGATAAGTGGAGGCACTTTATGTGCTCAGGATAGGAGATTATCCTATAAATGGTGCCTTACCTGCTTGGTAGTCGTACAGAGCCCTGACGCACATTTGATGCTCAGACGAAACCTGGAGTCGAGTGGAGAAATcacatttgaattaaaaaagagcATTCAAATTACATTGATGAGTTATATCAGTTTGTTTCTGCTATTAATAGTTATTTTATTCTTAAGATATGATTACTCTGTAATGTCTTTATCAATACATACaattataaattaataaaatgttaataaaattcTATGATATAAACACAAATAgactcattattttttttgaatttgaattaaaaaagagcATTCAAATTACATTGATGAGTTATATCAGTTTGTTTCTGCTATTTAATAGTTATTTTATTCTTAAGATATGATTactatatattgtttttattaatacataaaattataaattaataaaatgttaatagaaTTCTAGGATATAAACACAAATAGActcattattttttgaatttgaattaaaaaagagcATTCAAATTACATTGATAAGTTATATCAGTTTGTTTCTgctattaataattattttattcttaAGATATGATTACTCTATAATGTCTTTATCAATACATACaattataaattaataaaatgtaagTAAAATTCTATGATATAAACACAAATAgactcattattttttttcaatttgaattaaaaaagaacaTTCAAATTACATTGATGAGTTATATCAGTTTGTTTCTGCTATAAATAGTTATTTTATTCTTAAGATATGATTACTCTATAATGTCTTTATCAATAcataaaattataaattaataaaatgttaataaaattcTATGATATAAACACAAATAgactcattatttttttgtttaaatattatAGTATTCAACTATTAATTGCCTGCCAAATGAAAGACATGTTTATTTAAACTGCTGAAATGTCTGTGAATGCAAGTtatagtgccattgacaatgcgAGGCGCCCAATccctttggactgggaggggcaaatgagcGGATTGAGTTGCCCCTCCTAgtcacaatggattggacgtctcgcacTGTCAATGGCTACCAATGAGTCAAACAACTGCCAAATACAAAGTGTCTTTAAGAGTGAATTTACAAGGTTGGATATGAATATTGCATTATCACCTCTTGTCCATTTTCTGACATATCTATCTCATCACTGTCTGCTGTATTATGAAGGTCATAAGAGGCACTTAGCTCAGGTGAGCTGATTTCCGCATCAGACGGGCTAAGCGATCTCCCtgaaataaatgcaatgtaGAAATAACAGAGGAATTTCAAATCAGTGCACATTATAGGTTAATGTGTTGTATTTGAAACTAACCTATTCCATTCTCCTGTTCCTCGTGTGTAAACCCATTAGTCGGCCGAACCAGTGTCTCAAGCTTGATGGTCTGACAAAGGTGGTCCTCATCTGAAATAATTATTTGACCTTCATCTTTTTATTAAGTAAGAATTTGTTTAGCAATAGAAAAGGGACACTGTTGCATAAACAGGAACCAGCGCTACCTGTCAACTCAgacttttcctctttttccaaAAGATCAGCAGCTTCATCTGGGCTGTCTTCAAATTGCTCATTGTGCTTTGTTTCTTCAATGAACTCCTCTGTATCATCATGTACTTCCTCAGTTGTTTCCTCTAGGGATGCAGGCTTGATTTCTTTCTggatttcctcctcctcctcctcctcctgtatTTGCTTCGGGGGTGCAGGCTCGATGTCTTGCTCagattcctcctcctcctgtatTTGCTCCGGGGATGCAGGCTCGATGTCTTGCTCGgattcctcctcatcctcctcctgcATTTGCTCCACTAAGACAGCGTGGACGAGTTCCTCAGCAGAAGCACAAATTTGCGGTTGTCCTTCAGCTTCCTCTTTTACATCTTCTTGCACCCCAGTCTTTTCTTCGTTATTCACCAGTATATCTTCTgcgtcctccttctcctccaagtcatcttcttcttcatctACTTCTAGCAGGACAGCTTGTGCTTTGAAGCCAGAGTCAGTATGTACGAACAGGGTTGTGTGGAGATCTGTTGATTAGAAAACACGGggtaaaaaatgtattcattcggTTTTAAGTTAAAGTGGCATTTAGGTGACCATAGGTTTGTACTGTATTCCATTGCCCGGCACAAATGAATATTATGATTGATTAGTTCACAAATGACTGATTAATATTGCCAATATTTGACTGTTTATATAATTCAAGAGAATTTTGATAGAagatatttttaataatataaaaagctATTTACTGCTTATTTGTccctgttttccatttttaatgaatacagcaaataaaacaactaatacaatattttttgctggtattttgattttttaaattaaaaaaattaagaacaaaaaaaaaaagaaggccggcccggtggttgagtggttagggcgtcgacctcacagtgggggacctgggttcaaatccaagtcggtccacttgtgtggagtttgcatgttctccccgggcctgcgtgggttttctctgggtacattccaaagacattcatggtaggccgattggacactctaaattgcccccaggtatgagtgagagCCTGAATTGTTGTTCgtgtccttgtgctctgcgaatggctggccaccaattcgctgtgtcccccgcctctggcccgaagtcagctgggagaggctccagcaccccccgcaaccctagtgaggataaagtggttcagaaaataagatgagacgAGATATGATATTTGATTGATTGTCAATGACTTGAATGATCGGGGCTGCCCTAATGATGGCGATAGACCTGTCAGCCCTCCCGGtaaaagtggattggacatctatcaccgtcaaaggCAACTAATGAGTAAATGTTTTAAGTTGTATATTTTCACTGTGCCTGGCCTGTGGAGAAAAATAGCTCTGTGAAGAAGAACTCTGATTCAGTGTATTGGCAGCGTTAACGGTCTGGAAAGTTGTGGATTTAACTTTGGCACAAGCATCCAGACAACTTCAGAGTTTCACttttgaaaagacaaaaataggTGACATGATTCTTTGGCAAAGTAGCTAGCGCTGCAAGTAGTTGGCTTAATGAGCGTCACTTATCAATTTCCCAGTTTATTTTCTACAGTTGTCACCTACCCGCATTGAGTTGGTGGATTTCAGGGAGGGGAGATGATGGTGGCTGTGGAGGTGGACCTTCAAAGCAAAAAGTTGAAAGCTCCTGATCAATTGGAGTATTTGGGGGGGAGGCTGGCAGGACCCCAGGAAGAGGCTCAGTGGGGATGCTTCTTTCAAAGCCAAATATTGGAGATGCTTCAGGATTAATGGTCGATAGTGGTGCAGAGGTCTCCGCAGGTGAAATAACTTCGGTCCAGACAACAGGTTGCTGGTTAGAAGGAGACAATGTGGGCACCGGAGCCGAAGCTTGAGGGGTGTTATGAAGCGGGGACGTGGGAGGTGTCACGTTCTGGACTTTGGTCTTGGTGGGAGAAGTGAGAGGACGAAAAACGGGACTTGTGGGAGATGTGGCCCCCACGCGGGAAGGTGAGGCCCGTAAGAAAGGGGAGACCAGGGGAGAGCTAAGTGGGGAGGGTGGCGTGTTGTTCTCTGCTTTAGAAAAGATGCAAGCGGTGTCAGTCAGGCTGCGCTGGTATCGTCTAAAAGGTTTGCCTGGAGGAAACACAAAGGTTCATGTGGTTAAACCGAAGTCAAGGAACCAAAAATGCTGAGTTAGCAACTGCTCAGGCCATTTTTCCACAGTACCATCTAAGCTGAACTCACTTTTAAGTACATGTCCTCAACTAATTTTGGGCTTTTCATTccccacttgaaaaaaaatatctcaggAAGTGTTAAAAGGCTGTGGCACGCTAACAAACTACAACAGAGTAGCAGTTCCAGTAGTTGGTTGCAATTATACAACAAATTACCTTTAATGAGAGAATGAGTTCAGCTGTGTACTGTAAAGTCTAACAAACAAGCAATCAAGTATTTTATTTACATCAGGTATTTCAAACGTTTTTATAGCTCACAGGGACCATGTGTTATTACAACATATTACTCCATTTTATTGCCGTTAGGTGCAAGTTAAGTATCCACTtaaaatattcacatatatcaaCAAAAAGAGcaatatttttcgattttttgacttccgatacatttttttcttctaaatatgTTTTGCTCATATCGATTCAATGCCAAAGCAGcacctatatatttttttaatttcattttccgCAGCGCTTATTCTCACGAGTGTCGCGGGGTTGTGCTGGAGACTCGGTGGcattgtgagtggttgtctgtctctctgtatgccctacaactgactggcaaccagtctagagtgtagtctgcctttcacccgaagacaggtaggataggctccggcaaaaCCCGCacccctttcgaggatgggcggtacggaagatgaatgaatggatgaataaacgACTGTAGCAGAATTATTTACACAGATTTTTAACACATGCAAAACAAGCACATCCAAAGGTTGAAGTATAGATCTGCTAGTAAACGCATGTATACAAACCAGCACGTGAAGATCCCGGACTGGTCGGACTTtgagatgatgatgacgatagcTGCCTGAAGAACTCACGAGGATTCATGGAGCGTTGGGACACTAACACTGCAGCCTCCTACAAAGACATAAAGTCACTAAAATGGAacatttaccatttaaaatagCAATTCTGAGTGACTTTTGACTTACAGCAGCCTTTTCTATGGACTCACTCCTTTGCAAGCGAGCCCTCATGTCTTCTTCATGCTCTTTCTTCTGTTCTTCCTGTCGCCATGGACACATATTTAAAGACTATGTGAATTATCTTATTTTacagccattgatggcaatagacgttcaatccatttaaactgggtcAGGCTGTCAGCAAATAATCGCCATTTTAATTACATGAATGTTTTGCATTGGAAAACTTGTATTTTAAGGCACCAAGGCAGTAATAATGTCAATTATTGAAGCATAATTTTGTACAGACACAATAAATACAGTTACCAGACTTTTCTGTAACCTAGGAATGTAGTAGTAATGTAATGTATTTGTCAAGTCTTATGGAGTAATTACAGTACAGAAATTTGAAAGACCTttggttattaaaaaatatatatttggagCCTCCAAAAAGGGacccaaaaacaaattaaaaaaagattaaattggAACTTTTTATCTTTGTTGAAAAAACTCACCCATCTAAATTTCTCCTTTGTACGCATCATTTCCTCTTGTTCTGCTTGCTTACGTCTGCAAGACAGTAAAAGTGATCAAAGAGTTGAACATTTCAAGTGTATGAACTTCACTTAGTCATCTTAGAAACTTCACCTTTGCTCTTCTATCATTTGCAGtttctcattcatttttcgaTCCCTCTCTTCCGATTCCTTGCGTTCCTTAAAAACTCGTTCTCGTTCAAGCCGCCGCCTCTCATCCAAGGTGCGCCTCCTCTCCTCTTCCTTCCTCAGTTCTTCTTCTCTCTGATGAATGATCAACAATGTACGATGTAGATAACTTTGTATAGGGCAAGTACCTATTTTTGTAAAGTAAAAAATGAACTTCCAAAAACCTGGTGTCCGCATATGTGGACATGAAGTTTTGCATCATGTGTGCTACAATATTAACATAGTATTATGATATATGTTTTATAACAAATATAACACCAATAATTTAGTTTATATGACATATTAACATGaatgtattttcaaaatttAATCATTATAGTATAGTACTATATTTATAGTACAAACtttatataattaatattttcatgATGAAATCATTTCATATATTAACCaaacataattaaaataaaaatgaaacataAAAACAGTATGGTTTAGGCCacactttaaatttttttacttgtttatttcttctttttatttatctCATTGTCTGTCACTGACTCCACTAGTTGTCtatttcatttgaactggaaggagTGGTTGTGAATGCCAATGTTACTGTACTGAGAGCGCATGAGATTCGGCAGCAAATGTTCATTCGCAACCCTCCTtggcaaaatggattgaacgtctactgcagtcaatggcagccatctcTCATAAAACTACCTCTTCACGAGCCCAAAAGGAGTCTCTGTTGATGAGTCTCATCTCCATAGCAGCATTCGTTTTCCTATAGTTTGTGCCCTGAAAGAGAAGAATTGTAAGTATTTGCCACCATCTAGCGGTTAAAACGAGGATTGCTAGCTACTCACAACTAAGTCTTCCCTTTCTGACGACCTGGAGCTCTTCTTGACCCAATGAGGATGCGTTTGGCTCTTGCTGAGCTCAGCTCTTATCTTCTCCTCTGTCACATCATCTGCATTGTGTGCACTAATGAAGGTGTGCGCCTCCTATATGTGAACATGGAGGACAGCAATTAGGGGATAACAGATGTGACTACTATGTTACATAGAATAGTTGCTCATACACGCACGCCAAAAcatgacacacaaacacacaaaaagggcCTCTGGTAGTTTTCAGTTGGACAATTCTGAAGTTATTGCCCAACAATTGTGCAACTAAGGCTAAACCATTCCTCGTTTATCAGTGTGAAGATGTGAATGCTTATGGACAGTTGACGgaacaatggaaaaatattagaGGGCTTGTTTAAGAATACATTTTGGGTTTATATGCTGgtcaaatatgattttaaaaggaCAACACCTTGTATAAATGACATTGTGAGGACCGGCGGGTAATTTGGCAAGGTTGATTTAATTGGCAAAAGTACCAAGATTGATTAAATGTCTGCATTCATGTTGGCAAGCCACTTACTGGCTAATGACTATTATTCTTCcacatttacacaaaaaaaataatgaagttCATTAACttattggttgccattggcgccgattgacgtccaatccattttgctaGAAGAGCAAGCAGTGAGTGTTCGATCAAATTGGGCTGGGCATCTACCAATGATGATGACTCAGTGTTAGTCATCCCAGTAATAATTACATTATTTTATGTCTATCCCTTTCAATAGCAATGATTGAGTTCAAAAACATTAgatttgctcgttttgtgtttttgctgcttttctgtctttttttattgcattttggtatttagtttttttacctaggtcttcAATGTCTTGTgcgtcttgtgtctgtcttgctactgcaaccaataaatttcccaaatatgggatgaaataaagttctaacctaacctaacctatcCTATCTGATGGACTGTGCATGATAAATGCAGTTCTTCAAGTATAGCCATCATTAATATTATCAGTGCATTTCTGGTAATGAACAGATTAATAATGTTATTAtcaatatatgaaaaaataatctgtaaatatgattcaatttaaatgtatttgcaCAAACAAATTGAATGGTACCTAAATAAACACTAGCATATAGTTACTATATCTATTGTACTTGAGTTTAAGACGATTGAGCCTTAAAACCTCACAAATGCACTCtcgaaagtaagaaaaaaaaaacaataaacaaagacAGAAGTTCTTTTTTTGCTATTGACAAATGATGTTTGTGTGATTCATTAAATGCAGGAGGTGTACACATAAGACCAATTGTCGACAAAACATAAAGGTGTACCATTATTGCTAAGAGCACACTGTGGATATTGTATGTTTCATAGCTGCTAGACATATCCTACATCAGAGAAACAATGTATTGACCCTGAAGCTAGCTTTCTACTCAGCAATAAATTTCACCTTGCTTTTGCTCatgataaaaacaaagaaaaccacTTAAGTCAAATGCCCTTCTGGCTGGAAttttcagagagagaaaaacatcTGAAGTCCCTCAAAGTCTGGATCACTGcctgtgtttgtctttttgagAAAGAATGGATGAATATGCGGTGAACTTTACTTAACATGTTATcatgttgtttattttcaatttttttatgtagCAGGGCCTAAGATACAAAAAATAAGTGACCTCATGCCAGGGTGCTACAATGTAGGAATGATAGAGTAAAAATGTCACCAATCATCCCATGCGCTCATTTTCTGTTTCTTTAGCCTTTTCATATCGAGGTTCTCATCGCCGACCTTTCTGCTTGGATTGTGTCTATTATTTGAGTTGAAACGTGCAACAATGAAAACACACCCAGGACTCGCCATGACCCAACTCCCCCTTCGACCAGCTGAAACATGCAGTatcaaaagaaaggaaaaattgAGATGAAGTAAAAATAACCTAGACTTCAGAAAGGTGGAATAGTTTTGCTTTGTTTAACATTTGAGTTACAATTGgaataatacatttatatttgcatttattttgctATAGTATCTAACTGTAGGGTTAATCTATTGACTGCCATTCATGATGATAGTTGTCTAATTCAATTTGACTGGCTGGCAGCAAATTATtgtaaaattatcaaattcacagcagaaggataaaAACAAGCACATGATGAGAcgtttatcattgtcaatgtcACTGAAATAGTTAAAGGGAGTCCCAACTCCACCAAATAtggcgatgctttgaatttggctgcgcTGGCGGCAGTCTGCTCCGCAATttggacaaacaaaaaaataataattaaaatgttcTCCCAACAAAatatagggatttttttttctccaaatggaACATATTagtatacaaaatatatatttgtttcagTGTTGTACATgtccacatacacacatttcacACAAAAGAAGTTTGGGGAACTCAGACGGTTGCTCACAATGGGCCAGACatgacaaaacaacaacaaacattccaGAGTGTAGACTTGGTGATGCCTTTATATGGAAACTCATAAACTTTGGGGTCAGCTGCCTTCACGACTAAACAAACAGCGATCAAGATATAATGGTACAGCTACTATAGGACTTTTAGTTTCTGATGCGTGTTCGTCGTGCGCGTACTTGCTCTCTCATTCCTCTCAATCGTTCTAGATGAGGAGGAGAAACAATAAATCTTTAAACGCCAATGGTAGCCTAAATCTTCTCCTGGTATCAGTGGTGGCCACGTACCACCAACACAGGAATAGGACAGGATGTGCAGTCAACACAGGAAACTTGCAAAACAATACCTAGTCAACTTGAGAGTGTAAATATAGAGTACAAAGCCAGAAGGAGGGACTTAAGAGCCGCAACTGTCAGTGAAGctaaattgatttgatgttcGCATTGGaactatttcaaaatgaagAAGAATTCATTCTACTGAACCTTGAAAAAGTGTTTGATGGCTGGAATGTGTCCGGCACATTCCGTCCTGCGGAATTCTTCCACGTGTTCACCAACCTGCAAACAAATGCAGGATACAAAGCCTTAGATACCAATTTCCTGGCAAGACTTCAAGAAAAAGGACAGCAGGAATTGTCATGGAATGACTTAGTTCATTCACTGCAAATGATAAGAGTACCCAAGTTGTTCTAAAAATGATATGATTTTATATTGACCACACATTGGCAACGTTGGCATATACCCACTTCCAACACTCAATAGAATCCTGGAGTTCAATTTTTCCTGTACAGTCTGAAGAAAAATCCTTTGGAACCCTAAAAAAGTATTAGCAATTCAAAACACCCATTGAGTTTAATtccaaacatgaaaaaaataaaaataaaatcacaatatctataacaaaaaaacaagcagctcagcagacgagtggttagcacatcggccgcacagttctggggtcaagggttcaatcccaggtcagtcctcacggtgtggcgtttgcatgttctcaccgggcttgcgtgggttttctccaggtactccagtttcctcccacatcccaaaaacatgcaggttgcgttggttgaacactctaaattgccactaggtatgagtgtgagcgtgaatggtctccttgtgcactgcgattggctggccaccaattcagggtgttcctttccttgtgcccgaagtcagctgggataggctccagcgaccccccgacccatgtgaggatatgcggtacagaaaatgaatgaattaaaaaatactatatatatacatatatatatggtgtgccatcagggccttcaaggccttctctgctggcctaagaaatatctgaatcacagactgatgttaattatattttgtccatgaatacttatacttgtaaataattccaaattgtctgttagcttcctttcattgctttcccccctggttgcactgcttccagatgtgtgttttcatttttcatattgaagcatttaaccaatcacatttcaagtttacatacacttgtgaagaacataatgttatggctctcttgagtttccagttatttctacaactctgatttttctctgatagagtgattggaacagatacttctttgtcacaaaaaacattcatgaagtttggttcttttatgactttattatgggtgaacagaaaaaagtgatcaaatctgcttggtcaaaaatatacatagagcagcgctaatatttggtaacatgtcctttggccattttcacttcaattaggcgcttttggtagccatccacaagcttctggcaagcttctggttgagtctttgaccactcctcttgacagaattgacTGTTGcccttgggacctgcagctgctttgaaatggctccaagtgactttcctgtattgttcaagtcaaggattcgctttttcagatccatgctgagctcctttgactttcccattgtagcatttgtgggcgtttgcatccaatgagccctatttaaatggcctcagagaagtcaccagctgtcgtcactcataatcactcacaagaagttaagaggccatgctatgaagcttatttcactgacacaactttctaagtcaccaaaattgctcatttgtgttgctgtatgtatattttggacacagcagatttgatcactttttctgttaacccataataaagtcataaaagaaccaaacttcatgaatattttttgtgacaaaaaagtatCGTTCCAATCACtgtatcagagaaaaatcagacttgtagaaataactggaaactcaagagagccatgacattatgttcttcacaagtgtatgtaaacttttgaccacaactgtaggttcagtatttatgtgtgcattttatttattaccCAGGCAATCAGAACGATTTGGGATCCTCCTGTGTCTGAATTTCCCAATCTGCACAGTCCATATTGTGGCTTAGATGCATGAAACTTGCTGGCCAGCTCTGCAACACCGCCCactttaaccaaaaaaaatgggagaATTTAAGCCAAAGTTAAGCTCCTCAAGAatgcaaaatgtgcatttcttcCGCGATCAAACTTACCTCCTGAGTCAGCTAGTTTGAGCTTGCTCGTGAGCCCTTCGTACACAAATAAAGCCCTGTGGATACACAGATGTACAACAAGTTAGGATACGCGACAAAAACATAGCAAACACATCCTTTGGATTGACCGTGTGACAAGATCAGCTTGACATCTTAAAATTATCAGCGTTCCGAAATGTCATCGCCATCGCATACGGACGCGGCACGTGTTTTATCTATCACTGCGTTCGTTCAATGCTCTTGTTTTGGCCAAAACATAGGGCATtgcaaaatc of Stigmatopora argus isolate UIUO_Sarg chromosome 5, RoL_Sarg_1.0, whole genome shotgun sequence contains these proteins:
- the LOC144074850 gene encoding uncharacterized protein LOC144074850, which codes for MSMRTVNLDTYSLSLLTAKEDILNHRSSTNWALFVYEGLTSKLKLADSGVGGVAELASKFHASKPQYGLCRLGNSDTGGSQIVLIAWVGEHVEEFRRTECAGHIPAIKHFFKEAHTFISAHNADDVTEEKIRAELSKSQTHPHWVKKSSRSSEREDLVGTNYRKTNAAMEMRLINRDSFWAREEREEELRKEEERRRTLDERRRLERERVFKERKESEERDRKMNEKLQMIEEQRRKQAEQEEMMRTKEKFRWEEQKKEHEEDMRARLQRSESIEKAAEAAVLVSQRSMNPREFFRQLSSSSSQSPTSPGSSRAGKPFRRYQRSLTDTACIFSKAENNTPPSPLSSPLVSPFLRASPSRVGATSPTSPVFRPLTSPTKTKVQNVTPPTSPLHNTPQASAPVPTLSPSNQQPVVWTEVISPAETSAPLSTINPEASPIFGFERSIPTEPLPGVLPASPPNTPIDQELSTFCFEGPPPQPPSSPLPEIHQLNADLHTTLFVHTDSGFKAQAVLLEVDEEEDDLEEKEDAEDILVNNEEKTGVQEDVKEEAEGQPQICASAEELVHAVLVEQMQEEDEEESEQDIEPASPEQIQEEEESEQDIEPAPPKQIQEEEEEEEIQKEIKPASLEETTEEVHDDTEEFIEETKHNEQFEDSPDEAADLLEKEEKSELTDEDHLCQTIKLETLVRPTNGFTHEEQENGIGRSLSPSDAEISSPELSASYDLHNTADSDEIDMSENGQEVSSEHQMCVRALYDYQAEDDSEISFEPGDIIRDVETVDKAWWRGWSKDGRQGLFPANYVETI